A genomic window from Enoplosus armatus isolate fEnoArm2 chromosome 20, fEnoArm2.hap1, whole genome shotgun sequence includes:
- the LOC139303753 gene encoding phenylethanolamine N-methyltransferase: MEEKGKENGVAAMAACYQRFDPAAYLQYNYTPPRADFDRKDSIVPWKLACLHRAFNEGDVSGELLVDIGSGPTLYQVLSGCEVFSKVLLTDFLEVNRQELRHWLQDEEGCSLDWTPYLQHVCKLEGRRPSAWTEKAAKLRHVITDILPIDVHRPQPLDHDALPSAGADCLVSCFCLESVSPDLAAFTRALGHIGRLLRPGGHLLLIGALGESYYFGGPGVKIPVVPLNEAQVCDSLKESGYTLIRLEVYTLPQDMRVGVDDVTGVFFVKARKD; the protein is encoded by the exons atggaagaaaagggaaaagagaatGGAGTAGCGGCCATGGCTGCCTGCTACCAGAGATTTGATCCTGCAGCATATCTACAGTATAACTACACTCCACCACGGGCTGATTTTGATAGAAAGGACAGCATAGTGCCGTGGAAACTGGCATGCCTGCATAGAGCTTTCAATGAAG GCGACGTGAGTggtgagctgctggtggacaTTGGGTCGGGTCCCACCCTGTACCAGGTGCTGAGTGGCTGTGAGGTTTTCAGCAAGGTGCTCCTCACAGACTTCCTGGAGGTCAACAGGCAGGAGCTGAGGCACTGGCTCCAGGATGAAGAAGGCTGCAGCCTGGACTGGACACCGTACCTGCAGCACGTCTGCAAGCTGGAGGGACGACG GCCCTCAGCATGGACAGAAAAAGCTGCAAAGCTTCGTCACGTCATCACGGACATCCTCCCCATTGACGTGCACCGCCCTCAGCCTCTGGACCATGATGCCCTTCCTTCAGCAGGGGCAGACTGTCTCGTGTCCTGCTTCTGTCTGGAGAGCGTCAGCCCTGACCTGGCTGCCTTCACCAGGGCTTTGGGCCACATCGGGAGGCTCCTGCGGCCTGGTGGCCACCTCCTGCTCATCGGAGCCCTGGGAGAGAGTTACTATTTTGGGGGGCCCGGGGTAAAGATCCCTGTGGTCCCACTGAATGAGGCCCAGGTCTGTGATAGTTTGAAGGAGAGCGGCTACACGCTGATCAGGCTGGAGGTTTACACACTGCCTCAGGACATGAGGGTAGGGGTCGATGACGTGACTGGGGTGTTTTTTGTAAAGGCAAGAAAGGATTAA